The following are from one region of the Synergistaceae bacterium genome:
- a CDS encoding sodium:solute symporter family protein, which translates to MFLLFMLSAAAVLVAFFISGLFASRGVSSSSDFAVAGRKASAGGVSGIILGALIGGASTVGTAQMAYQWGVAAIWFSLGCTAACLVLGVWFAAPLRLAKLVTLPQFLEGHFGGRTAVMVAISTASGSFLSLVAQYLSGVALMRSIFPISSTAASLIIGALILAFVFGGGISSFSRLGAAKMIFLYSVMLMCVGAAVMDGWTPVAIVSSLPSFPFFHPLSRGAGTDLGSFASLLTGIICGQIYIQAIYSASSDETARKGCLISAALTAPMGVLGVWIGLALRASGVEIEPSQALPFFIRTYFHPMIGGLLWSGIMITVLGTAVGGAIGVSTNFVQDVLLKTKLAAGFDDAKVLSAGRIAVLIVVFAGSATACASHGALILQWSYLGMGLRAAGILWLLFAAVFRPGRLSHGWGFAAGAGGLIGTALGGLFWKGLDPLFPGLALSGLIALAGLALSRKALGEVSRR; encoded by the coding sequence GTGTTTCTATTGTTCATGCTCTCCGCGGCCGCTGTGCTCGTTGCCTTCTTTATCTCGGGTCTCTTCGCATCCAGGGGAGTGTCGTCGTCGTCCGACTTCGCGGTGGCGGGCAGAAAGGCGAGCGCCGGCGGCGTGTCGGGGATAATCCTCGGGGCGCTCATAGGCGGCGCCTCCACGGTAGGGACAGCACAGATGGCCTATCAGTGGGGCGTCGCAGCGATTTGGTTCTCACTGGGCTGCACCGCTGCCTGCCTCGTGCTTGGCGTATGGTTCGCCGCCCCCCTGCGCTTGGCGAAACTAGTGACGCTTCCGCAGTTTCTGGAGGGGCACTTCGGCGGGCGTACGGCGGTGATGGTTGCGATATCGACCGCCTCGGGCTCTTTCCTGTCTCTGGTGGCCCAGTACCTGTCGGGCGTGGCCCTGATGCGCTCGATCTTCCCAATATCCAGCACTGCGGCATCGCTGATCATCGGAGCTTTGATACTTGCGTTCGTCTTCGGGGGCGGGATCAGCAGCTTCAGCAGGCTCGGAGCGGCCAAGATGATCTTCCTCTACTCGGTCATGCTGATGTGCGTCGGCGCGGCCGTGATGGACGGCTGGACTCCCGTTGCCATCGTGTCCTCTTTGCCATCGTTTCCCTTCTTTCATCCCCTTTCCAGGGGGGCCGGGACGGACCTGGGCTCTTTCGCATCGCTGCTCACCGGCATAATCTGCGGGCAGATATACATCCAGGCGATCTACTCCGCCTCGTCGGACGAGACAGCCAGGAAAGGATGCCTCATCTCCGCCGCCCTCACCGCCCCGATGGGGGTGCTGGGCGTGTGGATAGGGCTGGCACTGCGGGCGTCCGGAGTGGAGATAGAGCCGTCCCAGGCTCTCCCCTTCTTCATACGCACGTACTTCCACCCGATGATAGGCGGACTTCTGTGGTCCGGCATAATGATTACGGTACTGGGGACGGCCGTGGGCGGAGCGATAGGCGTCTCCACAAACTTTGTGCAGGATGTCCTGCTTAAGACGAAGCTCGCCGCCGGGTTCGACGACGCGAAAGTCCTGTCCGCCGGACGCATAGCCGTACTAATCGTGGTGTTCGCAGGCAGCGCGACCGCGTGCGCGTCGCACGGGGCCCTGATTCTACAGTGGTCGTACCTGGGGATGGGTCTGAGAGCGGCCGGCATCCTGTGGTTGCTGTTCGCCGCCGTCTTCAGGCCGGGGAGGCTGTCGCACGGCTGGGGCTTCGCCGCGGGCGCGGGCGGGCTTATCGGCACCGCGCTGGGAGGGCTGTTCTGGAAGGGGCTCGACCCGCTCTTCCCCGGACTGGCCCTGTCCGGGCTGATCGCGCTTGCGGGGTTGGCATTAAGCCGTAAGGCGCTAGGCGAGGTTTCTAGGCGATAG